ATCCTGTGGTCCTCCGCCCTCGGCTGCTATCACACGACCGCTCCAATGGCTACAACCTATCGTGAACCACTCTAGCGGGTGTGGTCTATGTCCTCCATACGTTTCAGAAGAAGTCTAAGCGCGGTATCCAGACCAAAAAGCAGGATGTTACGCTGATGCGACAACGCCTGAAAGCTGCTGAGCAGCATTATCAGGAGCATTACGCTCCAAGGAAAAAGCCATGAGTGCAGCCATCAAAGTCACGCCTTCAAGCGGGAATGTCTTCGCTGATCTGAACCTGCCGAATCCTGAAGAGCGTTTGGTGAAAGCGACAATCGCCTTGAGCATTGGGGAACTGATTGAGAAACGCGGCCTCACCCAAGAGGAAGCCGGGACGCTTCTTGGCTTGCCACAATCAAGTGTCTCGAACTTGGTCCGGGGCAAACTGGAGAAGTTCAGCATAGACCGGTTGCTTCGCTACATGCGAAAGCTGGACTACGATGTGACCATCAGTTTTAAGCTCAAGCCCAAGTCGCGCGAGGAGGCGACCATGACCGTTGAGGGAACCCCAATCTCGGCCTGAGCTGCGTCCTTGCAATATGGGAGTATGCTGTTGGCTCAGTCGGCCACCTGTGCCGGCATGTCCGCAGCGACAGCCTGGCGCGGCGCGGACGGCAGCCGGCTGAACTCCAGCGCACCGTCTTCAATCGAGCCGTAGGCTACCGACCAGACATCGCGCATATAGTTCTGGTACGCTTTCCAGGGCACTTGTGAGGTCTGCTTGGGAAAGGCGTCAATCGCGCGCTGGATATAGCCCGAGGTGAAATCCAGCAGAGGCTCAAGCTCGATATCCGGGTCGTGGGGGCGCGGGCGGCACTGGTCGTAGCCCTTGGCCCGCATGTGGTTGAGCAGACGACACACGTACTCGCAGGTGAGGTCGCACTTGAGCGTCCAGGACGTGTTGGTGTAGCCGCTGACCAGGGCCATGTTCGGTACATTGCTGAACATCAGACCCTTGTAGGTCAGAGTCTTTGAGAAATCGGTTCGCTCGCCGTCGACCGTCACCTCAAGACCGCCGAGCAACTGAAGATTGAGACCCGTGGCCGTCACGATCAGGTCGGCCCCGAGTTCTTCGCCCGAGCGCAGCCGAATACCCCGCTCGGTGAAGCGGTCGATGTGGTCGGTGACGACCGAGGCCCGGTCGGTCTTGAGCGCGGCAAAGAAATCGTTGTCCGGCGCCAGACACATGCGCTGTTGCCAGGGGTTGTAGTGGGGGCTGAAATGCTGCTCAACGTCGTAGTCGGGGCCGAGCGTGGCGCGGACACGGCCCAGCAGAAAGGCCCTGGCTCGCTCCGGGTAACGCCGGCAGAACCAGAAAAAGCCCAGTCCCAGGACCACGTTTCTCCACCGGGTCAGCCTGTAGACGAGGCTGTTGGGCAGAAAACGTCGGAGCAGATTCGCCAGATGATCCTCCGACGGCATGGCGACAATGTAGGTCGGCGAACGTTGCAGCATGGTGACGTGTGCTGCGGTCTTGGCCATCTCGGGCACCAGGGTCACGGCGGTCGCGCCGCTGCCGATCACCACTACGCGCTTGTCCGCATAGGTGATGTCTTCCGTCCAGTGCTGGGGATGGACGATTTGCCCCCGGAAGGTGTCGGTTCCGGCAAACTCCGGCGTATACCCCTGGTCGTAGTTATAGTAGCCGCTGCACATGAAGAGGAAGTTGCAGGTGAAGCGGCAGGGTTCGGCCGTATCGGTCCGCTCGGTCTCTACCGTCCAGCGTGCCTCGGTTGTTGACCACGATGCGCGCTTGACGTGGTGGCCGAAGCGGATCTTGTCCATGATACCGTACTCTGCGGCCGTCTCATTCACATAGCGCAGGATCGCCGGTCCGTCGGCAATGGCCTGGGGATCGCTCCAGGGGCGGAACGAGTAGCCGAGCGTGTACATGTCCGAGTCCGAGCGAATGCCTGGATAGCGGAAGAGGTCCCAGGTCCCTCCGATTGTGTCGCGTCGCTCAAGAATGGCGTAGGTCCGGTCCGGGCAGCTCGTCCACAGATGATAGCCGGCAGCGATCCCGGACAGCCCCGCCCCGACAATCAACACGTCAAAATGTTCCACGTTCATGACTCCAGTAGCCCAGTGCAGGTCTTGTCCATACTGCTCACGAACGCTGGCCGGCCGCTTCGTTGTCTTCAAAGTTTAGGGGCGGGAAGGAGGCCATTGACTGGCTGTCCTGACGACGAAACCGCTCCAGGCCGTCCGGGCCGACATCACAGTACAGCTCCAGCCTGTTGCCGGCTGGGTCGCAGAAGTAGATGCTCTTGGTAATGCCGTGATCCACCGCCCGGACAATCGGAATGTCGTGCTGCTTCAGGGTGCGGTAGCAGTCCTTGAGCGCCTCAAAGTTTTCGACCTGAAGGGCCACGTGGTGGAGGCCGACCTGCTTGTCCTTGGGGTCGTCAGCCTCGGGCGGGACCTCCAGCACGGCCAGGTCGTGGTGCTGCTCGCCCAAAGAGAAAAACACTCCACGGGGCTGCGAGAGACGGTTGACCACCTCAAAGCCCATGACTTGGGTGTAGAACTGTTCTACCTGATCGATATTGCGAGCCTTCAAGACCACATGACCAACTTTTTTCGGACGAATCATCGGCTGTCCCTCCTTGGTCTCCCAAGCTTACCATCACGACAGGAGCTTCGCCAACTCGTCGGTCTCACTGTACACAAAGTCCGTTGGCTTACCATTGACGAACGCGGCGATGCCGGGTTCGGCCCGTACCGAGCCAATCACCTGGCCGGCGATGCCCTCGGCCTCAAGACTGGCCCGCAGTGCCGGCCAGCGCCGAGGCGGAATCGTGAGCAGCAGAGTCCCGGAACTAATTAAGCCCAGCGGGTTGATCTGAAAGTAATCGCAAATATCCCGCGTCAGCGGCAGCACCGGAATCGCGTCAAGCTCGACCCGCAGGCCGTGGTCCGAGGCCGAGGCCAGCTCGTACAGCGCCATGGCGATGCCGCCCTCGGTCGGGTCGTGCATGGCGCTGGCGCCGTGCCGGGCGGCCAGGCCAGCTTCGGTGACAATGGAAATGGCGAGTGTCTGAGCCAGCCGGCGGGTCTCCTGCCAGCGCGCCGCTCCAAGTACGGCGCGGAGTTCATCGGCCTTTTCCGCAATCAGAATGCTGGTGCCCTCCAGGCCGGCCGTCTTGGTCATGACGACCAGGTCGTCCGGTCGGGCTCCGGCTGAGGTGACCAGACTGGCCTTGTCGACCGTTCCGTACATGGTGCCGACCACAACCGGTTGACTGACCGCCCGGGTCACCTCGGTGTGACCGCCGCTGACGGTCACCCCGAGGCTTTGGCAGGTCTCGTCTATTTGGCGAAACACGTCGCGGACGGTCTCCCGGTCCGTGTCCGGGGGAAACAACAGACAGGCCTGAAACCACTGCGGCCGGCCGCCCATGGTGGCGATATCGTTGGCGTTGATATGGACAGCGTACCAGCCGAGACGCTCGGTGGTGAAGGTGACCGGATCGGTCTTGACCAGCAAATACTGCTCGCCCATGTCGATAACCGCGCAGTCCTCGCCAAAGCGGGGGCCGACGACAACCCGCGGGTCTGCCATGCCCCGGTGGCTGAGGCAGGTCTTGAGCAGCTCAACCGGCAGTTTCCCAATCGGCAGCATGGCCTGAACAGACGGCGGCTAGGATTGGTGGTCGCGGGGCCGGGTCGGTTCGGCCATCGCCTCTGCCGGTGGCTCAGGGGGCGGCGGGGTCAGCTCGGCCTGTTCCAGATTGGCCACGACCACCTGCAAGAGTTTATCGGGGTGCAGGTATTTCTTGGCCACCGCCTTGATCTGGTCCAGGCTCAGGGCCTGAATAATGCCTGGATAGCGGTCGGGATAGTCGAGACCCAGCTCGTAGAATTCGAGGGCCGGCAGCAGGCTGGCAATCTGCCGGTTGGAGACCAGTCCCAGCGGGTAGCTGTTGACCAGATAGGCCTTGGCCGCGTCGAATTCTGCGACAGTCGCCCCTTCTTCGATATAGCGCCGCATGATGCCAACCGCCTCCTCAATGGCCTGTGTGGCGCTGGCGTTTTTGGTTTGCAGGACGATCCGAAAGGGACCGGCGTGTTTGCGGCTGCTGAAGCGGCTGCCCACGCTGTAGACCAGGCCCAGATCCTCACGAATGCGGTCGTTCAGACGCGAGCCAAAGCCACCCGCGCCGAGAATATAGTTCATGACCCGGATGGCGTAGATATCCGGATTGTGGCGGGCCACACCCGGATGGCCAAGGATGATATTGGCCTGACTGACCGGCCTGTCGATGAGGACTTGATCGGCAGCCGGGGCGGGATCGGCCGGCCAGGTGAGCGGGGGCAGGGGGGCGGGTTGCCAGCCGCCCAGGTGACGAGCCAGGAGTTCCTGGGCCTGGGCTTGGGTCAGGTCTCCGGCAATCCCGATGATCGCGTTATTGGGGCGGTAGTAGGTGTGGTGGAAGCTGACGATGTCCGCCCGGCTGAGGGCGGCCAGGGTTTCCGGCTCGCCGTCGATCAGGCGTCCAAACGGGTGCTTGGCGTATAGTTTCTCCTGAAACGCCTTGTTCGCCACCCAGCCCGGGTCGTCTTCCTGACTGCGGATGCTGCCCAGGACTTCGGTCCGCTTGCGCTCAAATTCCTCGGCCGGGAAGGTCGGATGAAGCAAGACCTCGGCCAGCAGGCCAAACGAGGCCTCAAGGTTCTTGGTCAGGCTGGTGACCAGCACGGTCGTTGTTTCGTAGTCGGCCGAAACCGACACCGAGGTGCCCAGGAAGTCGAGCGCTTCGGCCAGGGCCTGAGCGGTGTACTGTTGGGTGCCGCGGGTCAACAGCAGCGCGGTCAGGTTGGCCACGCCGGCTTTGTCTGTCGGATCGGCGGTTGAGCCGGTTTTGAGGGTGATGTTCATGACCACCATCGGCACGCCGGGGCGTTCGGCCAGCAGGAGGATGGCCCCAGTGTCCAGCACGGTCCGGGTGGCCAGAGGCGTGGCTGCGGCCGGACCGGGCAGCAGGCCCACAGTGCCCAAGACGGCGAGCAGACCACAAAAACGGGTCAAGCTTTTCGCACGCTGAGAGGACACGTTTCCTCTTTTCAACAGGCGGGCGGAAAAATGCATGCGTATCTCCCTCACTCTCCTAGTGGACGATCCGGTCGCCCACGCCGCCGCTGGGTCGCTCCCGGATGGGCGGACCCTCAGGGATCAGCACTCCCACCGTGCGGTTGTCTTCCCGTAAATAGGTCTGGGCGACCCGCTGGACTTCCGAAGCGGTGACGGCGCGCAGATTTGGCACGACGCGCTGCACCAGCCGCCAATCGCCCAGCGAGGCGTACTGCCCGATCTGCATTGCCCGGTAGAACAGGGAATCCTGGCCATAGATGAAGTGCGACTCGACCAGGTTTTTGGCCCGCTCGAGTTCGTGGTCGCTCACCGTCTGTGTTTGAAGCCGCTCAATCTGCTCAAACAGCGCGGTTTCCGCAGCCTGCCAGGTTTTGCCCGGGGCGACCCGCATCGACAGGGTGAACAGGGTGGCGTCTTTTGCCGTTTCGTCATACCCGGCGCTGGCGCTGAGAACCAGCGCCTGTTCTTCGACCAGGGTTTTCTGCAAGCGTGCGCTCCGCCCGCTGCTCAGGATAACAGACAGGACCGACAGGGCCGGGCTGTCCTGTTCGTGCAGGTTGGGCACGTGGTAGGCGGCAATATACACGGGCAGGGCGGCAGGGCGTCTGAACACGATCCGACGCTCGCCACGCTGCGGCGGCTCAAGCGCGGTAACCGGGGGGGCGGACGGACCGGCCGGAACCGCGCCGAAGGTGGCGTGGATTTTGGGCAGAACGGTCTGCCGGCTGATGTCTCCGGCAACGACGAGGATGGCGTTACCGGGAGCATAATAGGTCTGTCGATAGTGCTTGACCTGATCCAGGCTGATGGTCTCCAGGTCGCGTTGCCAGCCAACGACCGGCCAGGCGTAGGGATGGGCGGTATACGCGGTCGTGCTGACCTGTTCCCACAACTCGGAGCCTGGGTCATCGCTGGTGCGCAGGCGGCGTTCTTCCATCACAATCTGACGCTCGGCCTCAAGGTCGGTCTGGTCGAGGTTCAGATTGGCCATGCGGTCGGCTTCAAGCTCGAGCATCAGGTCCAGGTGAGCGGTGGTGAAGCGCTCAAAGTAGACGGTGTGATCGGCGCTGGTAAAAGCGTTGAGGCTGCCGCCGCGTGTTTTGACCAGGCGGGTAAACTCGCCCTCGCCGTATTTCGGAGTGCCGCGAAACATGAGGTGTTCGAGCAGGTGCGAGATGCCGGTGATGCCCAGCCGCTCGTTCCGCGAGCCGACCTTGTACCACACCTGGAGGGTGACGACCGGCGCCCGATGATCCTCGAGCACTAAGACTGTCAGGCCGTTGTCCAGCTGGTCCTGGCTGACCTGCCAGCCGTCTTCGGGAGTCTGGCCGAAAGCGGGTGTCAAGAACAGGGGCAGAAGCAGCAAAAGAGCCAGTCCTGTCCAAGAATAGCGCATGTCACGTCCCTCCGAGTGATATCTACGGCTCATCCATGAGTTCCTGCATGACTGCGCGCAGCCGGTCGCGCAGCTCGGGCTTGTGGTAGGCCAGCCGGAGTGTGGTTTCGAGCAGACCCGGCAGTGTGCCAACGTCGTGCCGACGCCCGGTAAAGGCATAGCCGTACAGGCCGTGACGCTGCTGGAGCACGCGCAGGCCGTCCGTCAGCTGGATCTCCCCGCCCGCCCCGGCTTGCACCCGGCTCAGAATGGGAAAAATCTCGGGAGGCAGCACATAGCGACCGATAATGGCCAGATCGGACGGCTCGGTGCCGGGCGGAGGTTTTTCAACCAGGTCTGAAATGGCATACGTCCGGGGCGCTTCCTGGCGGCCGGCAATGACGCCGTAGCGATGAATGTGCTGGCGCGGGATCTGCTCCAGGGCCAGCACGCCTTTGCCCGTGCGTTCATAGACCTGGAGCAGCTGGGCGCTCAGCGGTGGGTCAGCCTGGCCCAGATCGTCGGGCAGGATGACGAGGCAGGGCTCATCGCCAACGGCCTCCCGGGCGCATAAGACGGCGTGGCCCAGGCCGCGGGGCTCGTCCTGGTACACACAGCTGACACTGACGCGGCTGAGCAAGGCGTTGAGACCGGCCAGCCGGTTCTCGGTGTCCCGGTCGGCCAGCCGCCGTGCGTCAGGAGCAAAATAGCGTCCGATGTCGTCTTTGGAGCGGCTGATCACAAAGATGATATGGGTAATGCCGGCGGCGCTGGCCTCTTCAACCACGTACTGGCTGGCCGGTCGGTCGACGACGGGCAGCAGTTCCTTGGCCGAGACCTTGGTGACCGGCAGCAGACGGGTGCCGAGCCCGGCGGCCGGAATCACCGCTTTTTTGACGGGGGTGATCACAGGAAATATGGGAGGCACGGCGGAGCAGGGCTCCACCGACACGGATCAGGACGAGGTCGGGGCCTGGACGCTGGCCTCCGGTGTATCGACCGGAATGGCCTGCCGGGACAGGGCCACGTCTAAGACCTCATCAATGTTGTCGACAAAACGAAACTCCATTTCCTCGCGGACGTTGGGGGGCACATCCTCAAGGTCTTTTTCGTTTCGTTTGGGTAGAATGACCGTTTTGACCCCAGCCCTGCGCGCGGCCAGGGTTTTCTCTTTGACCCCGCCGATGGGCATGACCTTGCCGCGCAGGGTGATCTCGCCGGTCATGGCGAGATGCGGATTGACCGGTCGGTTGGTCAGCAGGGAGGCCAGCGCGGTGGCCATGGTGATTCCGGCCGAGGGTCCGTCCTTGGGGATGGCGCCGGCCGGCACATGGATGTGCAGGTCGCAGTTCTCGTAAAAGTCCGGGGCCACGCCCAGCCGGTTGGCCTTGGATCGGATGTAGGACAGCGCGGCCTGGGCCGACTCCTTCATTACCTCGCCCAGTTGGCCGGTGAGGGTCAGGCCCTTTTTACCGGTCATGCGGGTGGCTTCGATGAACAGGATATCGCCGCCGTTCGGCGTCCAGGCCAGGCCAATGGCGACGCCCGGGTCCTGGGTGCGCTCGGACACCTCGGAGAAGAATTTTTCGGGACCGAGCAGCTCGGTCACTTTTTCCGCGGAAATCGTGGCCTTGTCGGTGTGTCCCTCTGTCACCGCCCGGGCGATTTTGCGGCACACGCTGCCGATCTCGCGCTCCAGGTTGCGCACGCCCGCCTCGTGGGTGTAGCTCCTGGCGATTGTGAACAGCGCCTCGTCGGTAAACTCAATCAGGTCGGTGGTCAGGCCGTTTTCGGTGATCTGCTTGGGCATGAGATGGCGCTTGGCAATCTCCAGCTTCTCTTCTTCGGTATAGCCGGCCAACTCGATGATCTCCATGCGGTCGCGCAGGGCCGGCGGCACCGGCTCGAGATAGTTGGCGGTGGTGATGAACATGACCTTGGACAGGTCAAACGCCACATCAAGATAGTGGTCGGCAAACGAAAAGTTCTGTTCCGGGTCGAGCACTTCAAGCAGGGCCGAGGCCGGATCGCCCCGAAAATCCATACCCAGCTTGTCGATCTCGTCGAGCATGAACAGGGGATTGTTTGATCCGGCGGTCCGCAGCGACTGAATAATCCGACCCGGCAGCGACCCGATATAGGTCCGGCGGTGGCCCCGAATCTCGGCCTCGTCGCGCACACCGCCCAGCGACAGGCGGATGAACTTGCGACCCATGGCCCGGGCGATGGAACGCCCCAGCGAGGTTTTGCCCACACCCGGCGGACCGACAAAACACAGGATCGGTCCTTTGGGGTCCTGGCGCAGCTTGCGCACGGCCAGGTATTCGAGAATGCGGTCCTTGATCTTTTCCAGGTCGTAGTGATCCTCGTCCAGCACCTGGCGGGCGTGAATCATGTCCAGATTGTCGTCCGTGGTGACTGCCCAGGGCAGGTTGACCAGCCATTCGAGATAGGTCCGGACCATGGAGTGCTCGGCCGATTCGGGAGGAATCAGGCGCAGCCGTTCGAGCTCATTGTCCGCAGCCTTGCGCGCCTCCTCGGGCATCTTGGCCTCTTCGATTTTCTTGTGCAGATCCTCGATCTCGTTGGTCTTGGCGTCGCCCTCGCCGAGTTCTTTCTGGATCGCCCGCATCTGCTGGCGAAGATAAAATTCCTTCTGGTTCTTGTTCAACTCGCTCTGGACCTGAGACTGAATCTTCTGCCCGAGTTCGACCAGTTCGCCCTCCCGATTCAGGATCGTTGACAGTTTTTCCAGGCGCGCTTTGACATCGAGCGTGTTGAGTAGGTCCTGCTTTTCGTCGACCGAGATGTTGAGGTTGGAGCCGACCAGGTCGGCCGCCCGGCCGGGGTCCTTGATGTTCATG
This Desulfurellaceae bacterium DNA region includes the following protein-coding sequences:
- a CDS encoding XRE family transcriptional regulator codes for the protein MSAAIKVTPSSGNVFADLNLPNPEERLVKATIALSIGELIEKRGLTQEEAGTLLGLPQSSVSNLVRGKLEKFSIDRLLRYMRKLDYDVTISFKLKPKSREEATMTVEGTPISA
- a CDS encoding NAD(P)/FAD-dependent oxidoreductase translates to MNVEHFDVLIVGAGLSGIAAGYHLWTSCPDRTYAILERRDTIGGTWDLFRYPGIRSDSDMYTLGYSFRPWSDPQAIADGPAILRYVNETAAEYGIMDKIRFGHHVKRASWSTTEARWTVETERTDTAEPCRFTCNFLFMCSGYYNYDQGYTPEFAGTDTFRGQIVHPQHWTEDITYADKRVVVIGSGATAVTLVPEMAKTAAHVTMLQRSPTYIVAMPSEDHLANLLRRFLPNSLVYRLTRWRNVVLGLGFFWFCRRYPERARAFLLGRVRATLGPDYDVEQHFSPHYNPWQQRMCLAPDNDFFAALKTDRASVVTDHIDRFTERGIRLRSGEELGADLIVTATGLNLQLLGGLEVTVDGERTDFSKTLTYKGLMFSNVPNMALVSGYTNTSWTLKCDLTCEYVCRLLNHMRAKGYDQCRPRPHDPDIELEPLLDFTSGYIQRAIDAFPKQTSQVPWKAYQNYMRDVWSVAYGSIEDGALEFSRLPSAPRQAVAADMPAQVAD
- a CDS encoding VOC family protein — protein: MIRPKKVGHVVLKARNIDQVEQFYTQVMGFEVVNRLSQPRGVFFSLGEQHHDLAVLEVPPEADDPKDKQVGLHHVALQVENFEALKDCYRTLKQHDIPIVRAVDHGITKSIYFCDPAGNRLELYCDVGPDGLERFRRQDSQSMASFPPLNFEDNEAAGQRS
- a CDS encoding AIR synthase family protein, with the protein product MLPIGKLPVELLKTCLSHRGMADPRVVVGPRFGEDCAVIDMGEQYLLVKTDPVTFTTERLGWYAVHINANDIATMGGRPQWFQACLLFPPDTDRETVRDVFRQIDETCQSLGVTVSGGHTEVTRAVSQPVVVGTMYGTVDKASLVTSAGARPDDLVVMTKTAGLEGTSILIAEKADELRAVLGAARWQETRRLAQTLAISIVTEAGLAARHGASAMHDPTEGGIAMALYELASASDHGLRVELDAIPVLPLTRDICDYFQINPLGLISSGTLLLTIPPRRWPALRASLEAEGIAGQVIGSVRAEPGIAAFVNGKPTDFVYSETDELAKLLS
- a CDS encoding insulinase family protein — encoded protein: MSSQRAKSLTRFCGLLAVLGTVGLLPGPAAATPLATRTVLDTGAILLLAERPGVPMVVMNITLKTGSTADPTDKAGVANLTALLLTRGTQQYTAQALAEALDFLGTSVSVSADYETTTVLVTSLTKNLEASFGLLAEVLLHPTFPAEEFERKRTEVLGSIRSQEDDPGWVANKAFQEKLYAKHPFGRLIDGEPETLAALSRADIVSFHHTYYRPNNAIIGIAGDLTQAQAQELLARHLGGWQPAPLPPLTWPADPAPAADQVLIDRPVSQANIILGHPGVARHNPDIYAIRVMNYILGAGGFGSRLNDRIREDLGLVYSVGSRFSSRKHAGPFRIVLQTKNASATQAIEEAVGIMRRYIEEGATVAEFDAAKAYLVNSYPLGLVSNRQIASLLPALEFYELGLDYPDRYPGIIQALSLDQIKAVAKKYLHPDKLLQVVVANLEQAELTPPPPEPPAEAMAEPTRPRDHQS
- a CDS encoding insulinase family protein gives rise to the protein MRYSWTGLALLLLLPLFLTPAFGQTPEDGWQVSQDQLDNGLTVLVLEDHRAPVVTLQVWYKVGSRNERLGITGISHLLEHLMFRGTPKYGEGEFTRLVKTRGGSLNAFTSADHTVYFERFTTAHLDLMLELEADRMANLNLDQTDLEAERQIVMEERRLRTSDDPGSELWEQVSTTAYTAHPYAWPVVGWQRDLETISLDQVKHYRQTYYAPGNAILVVAGDISRQTVLPKIHATFGAVPAGPSAPPVTALEPPQRGERRIVFRRPAALPVYIAAYHVPNLHEQDSPALSVLSVILSSGRSARLQKTLVEEQALVLSASAGYDETAKDATLFTLSMRVAPGKTWQAAETALFEQIERLQTQTVSDHELERAKNLVESHFIYGQDSLFYRAMQIGQYASLGDWRLVQRVVPNLRAVTASEVQRVAQTYLREDNRTVGVLIPEGPPIRERPSGGVGDRIVH
- a CDS encoding UTP--glucose-1-phosphate uridylyltransferase, whose product is MITPVKKAVIPAAGLGTRLLPVTKVSAKELLPVVDRPASQYVVEEASAAGITHIIFVISRSKDDIGRYFAPDARRLADRDTENRLAGLNALLSRVSVSCVYQDEPRGLGHAVLCAREAVGDEPCLVILPDDLGQADPPLSAQLLQVYERTGKGVLALEQIPRQHIHRYGVIAGRQEAPRTYAISDLVEKPPPGTEPSDLAIIGRYVLPPEIFPILSRVQAGAGGEIQLTDGLRVLQQRHGLYGYAFTGRRHDVGTLPGLLETTLRLAYHKPELRDRLRAVMQELMDEP
- the lon gene encoding endopeptidase La, with protein sequence MRAGEEQEEQKGQEGQEHGVVSFEEDLGEVVVPTELPILPLRGVVIFPSAVVPLLISRSSSLKLVEDCRNTDNLLGLAAQKNPEDENPDASALFSRGSAGRILKLLKYPDGSVRILVQGLKRIEIRDYLQHEPYLRASVAHLDDVVPPSVDLDARQAHLVSQFAKFVSQVPYLPDELQGVVMNIKDPGRAADLVGSNLNISVDEKQDLLNTLDVKARLEKLSTILNREGELVELGQKIQSQVQSELNKNQKEFYLRQQMRAIQKELGEGDAKTNEIEDLHKKIEEAKMPEEARKAADNELERLRLIPPESAEHSMVRTYLEWLVNLPWAVTTDDNLDMIHARQVLDEDHYDLEKIKDRILEYLAVRKLRQDPKGPILCFVGPPGVGKTSLGRSIARAMGRKFIRLSLGGVRDEAEIRGHRRTYIGSLPGRIIQSLRTAGSNNPLFMLDEIDKLGMDFRGDPASALLEVLDPEQNFSFADHYLDVAFDLSKVMFITTANYLEPVPPALRDRMEIIELAGYTEEEKLEIAKRHLMPKQITENGLTTDLIEFTDEALFTIARSYTHEAGVRNLEREIGSVCRKIARAVTEGHTDKATISAEKVTELLGPEKFFSEVSERTQDPGVAIGLAWTPNGGDILFIEATRMTGKKGLTLTGQLGEVMKESAQAALSYIRSKANRLGVAPDFYENCDLHIHVPAGAIPKDGPSAGITMATALASLLTNRPVNPHLAMTGEITLRGKVMPIGGVKEKTLAARRAGVKTVILPKRNEKDLEDVPPNVREEMEFRFVDNIDEVLDVALSRQAIPVDTPEASVQAPTSS